From the Candidatus Methylomirabilota bacterium genome, one window contains:
- a CDS encoding glucose 1-dehydrogenase, with the protein MAHQPLRGQKALVTGASSGIGEGIARALAAAGAAVVVNYAANPEAAEKIVAGLKAGGAPAMAIRADVSREDEVQAMFREMIGAWETIDILVNNAGVQRDAPVVEMTLEQWDRVLGVNLTGMFLCAREAAREMIRRGPRPAVSSATGKIICISSVHEVIPWAGHVNYAASKGGAKLLMQSLAQELAPHRIRVNAIAPGAIQTPINRAAWETPAALDKLLKLIPYGRIGSPADIGKAAVWLASDDSDYVHGHTLFVDGGMTLYPEFA; encoded by the coding sequence ATGGCCCACCAGCCATTGAGAGGACAGAAGGCACTCGTCACCGGCGCCAGCTCCGGGATCGGCGAGGGCATCGCCCGGGCGCTGGCGGCGGCGGGGGCCGCCGTCGTCGTCAACTACGCGGCCAACCCCGAGGCCGCCGAGAAGATCGTGGCGGGCCTCAAGGCCGGCGGGGCGCCGGCCATGGCGATCCGCGCCGACGTCTCCCGGGAGGACGAGGTCCAGGCGATGTTCCGCGAGATGATCGGGGCCTGGGAGACGATCGACATCCTGGTGAACAACGCCGGCGTCCAGCGCGATGCCCCGGTCGTCGAGATGACGCTGGAGCAGTGGGACCGCGTCCTCGGCGTGAACCTGACCGGCATGTTCCTCTGCGCGCGGGAGGCCGCCCGCGAGATGATCCGCCGGGGACCCCGGCCCGCTGTCTCCTCCGCCACCGGGAAGATCATCTGCATCTCCTCGGTGCACGAGGTCATCCCCTGGGCGGGCCATGTCAACTACGCGGCGTCGAAGGGAGGGGCGAAGCTGCTCATGCAGTCGCTGGCGCAGGAGCTGGCCCCGCACCGGATCCGGGTGAACGCCATCGCCCCCGGAGCCATCCAGACCCCGATCAACCGCGCGGCCTGGGAGACACCGGCGGCCCTGGACAAGCTCCTGAAGCTGATCCCGTACGGACGCATCGGGTCTCCCGCGGACATCGGGAAGGCCGCCGTCTGGCTCGCCTCCGACGACTCCGACTACGTGCACGGGCACACGCTCTTCGTGGACGGCGGCATGACGCTCTATCCGGAGTTCGC